A genomic stretch from Vulpes lagopus strain Blue_001 chromosome 11, ASM1834538v1, whole genome shotgun sequence includes:
- the LOC121472319 gene encoding oligosaccharyltransferase complex subunit OSTC-like, with product MEILYRVPFLVLECPNLKLKKLPWVHMPLAMTVYALVVVSYFLITRGIIYDVIVEPPSVGSMTDEHGHQRPVAFLAYRVNGQYIMEGLASSFLFTMGGLGFIILDQSNAPNIPKLNRFLLLFILFFYSLNSIFMARVFMRMKLPGYLMG from the exons ATGGAGATCTTGTACCGCGTCCCATTCTTAGTGCTCGAATGCCCCAACCTGAAGCTGAAGAAGCTGCCCTGGGTGCACATGCCATTGGCCATGACGGTGTACGCTCTGGTGGTGGTGTCTTACTTCCTCATCACCAGAGGAATAATTTATGATGTTATTGTTGAACCTCCAAGTGTTGGTTCTATGACTGATGAACATGGACATCAGAGACCAGTAGCTTTCTTGGCCTACAGAGTAAATGGACAATATATTATGGAAGGACTTGCATCCAGCTTCCTCTTTACAATGGGAGGTTTAGGTTTCATAATCCTGGACCAATCGAATGCACCAAACATTCCAAAACTCAAtagatttcttcttctatttat tttattcttcTATTCATTGAATTCGATTTTCATGGCTAGAGTATTCATGAGAATGAAACTGCCAGGCTACTTGATGggttaa